The DNA segment CGCATCTGCGATACGATCTTCGCCGGTGACAACGCGGGCGTACTGCTTCGCGGTGTGAACCGCACCGACGTGGAGCGCGGCCAGGTGGTCTCCAAACCCGGCAGCATCAAGCCGCACACCAAGTTCGAGGGCGAGGTCTACATCCTGACCAAGGAAGAGGGTGGGCGGCATACGCCGTTCTTCACCGGTTACCGGCCACAGTTCTACTTCCGCACCACGGATGTAACCGGCGCCATGAACCTGCCGGAAGGCGTGGAGATGGTGATGCCGGGCGATAACATCCGCATCACGGGCGAACTTGGCCAGCCCATCGCGATGGAG comes from the Armatimonadota bacterium genome and includes:
- the tuf gene encoding elongation factor Tu (EF-Tu; promotes GTP-dependent binding of aminoacyl-tRNA to the A-site of ribosomes during protein biosynthesis; when the tRNA anticodon matches the mRNA codon, GTP hydrolysis results; the inactive EF-Tu-GDP leaves the ribosome and release of GDP is promoted by elongation factor Ts; many prokaryotes have two copies of the gene encoding EF-Tu), coding for RICDTIFAGDNAGVLLRGVNRTDVERGQVVSKPGSIKPHTKFEGEVYILTKEEGGRHTPFFTGYRPQFYFRTTDVTGAMNLPEGVEMVMPGDNIRITGELGQPIAMEEGLRFAVREGGHTVGAGVVTKILE